A region from the Mucilaginibacter sp. CSA2-8R genome encodes:
- the dctA gene encoding C4-dicarboxylate transporter DctA translates to MKRLFSNLTFQVIAAILLGVLVGLRYPAFASFAQSISKMFISLISMLIAPIIFLTIVLGIAGMNDMKKVGRVGGKALLYFELVTTFALIIGVAVANLIKPGEGLNIPLPTDTAKLAQYQQQAGEMKWGDFFTHIIPGNFIGAFAQGDILQVLFIAVLFGFGLSRMGNTGQTLLQSFDKLAKVFFNMMHIVMKAAPLGAFGGMAYTISTHGLKTLKPLAMLMGSVYLTMALFIFVILNAICYIYKVSLLKYLRYIRQEILIVLGTSSSEPALPLMMEKLERLGCARSVVGLVIPTGYSFNLDGTTIYLSMATIFLAQVFRVSLTLTQELTIIGILMVTSKGAAGVTGSGFIVLTSTLTAIKVIPVEGVALLLGVDRFMSEARAITNVIGNGVATIVIAISEKAFDRNKYNDAVTAKDLTAGSD, encoded by the coding sequence ATGAAGCGTTTATTCTCAAATTTAACCTTTCAGGTTATTGCGGCTATATTATTGGGTGTGCTGGTTGGGTTGCGTTATCCAGCCTTTGCGTCTTTTGCGCAAAGCATTAGCAAAATGTTCATCAGCCTCATTAGCATGTTAATAGCGCCCATCATCTTCCTGACTATTGTGTTAGGTATAGCCGGCATGAACGACATGAAGAAGGTAGGCCGGGTAGGAGGCAAAGCCTTGCTTTACTTTGAGCTGGTAACAACCTTTGCATTAATTATTGGTGTAGCCGTAGCCAATCTAATTAAACCCGGCGAAGGGCTCAATATACCGCTGCCCACTGATACCGCTAAATTAGCGCAATATCAACAACAAGCAGGGGAAATGAAATGGGGCGACTTTTTTACACACATCATCCCCGGCAACTTCATAGGCGCTTTTGCCCAGGGCGACATTTTACAAGTGTTGTTTATAGCTGTGCTTTTTGGTTTTGGCTTAAGCCGGATGGGGAACACCGGGCAAACACTTTTGCAAAGTTTTGATAAGCTAGCTAAAGTGTTTTTTAACATGATGCACATTGTTATGAAGGCTGCACCTTTGGGCGCCTTTGGCGGTATGGCTTATACCATCAGCACTCATGGCTTAAAAACACTTAAACCGCTGGCTATGCTGATGGGCTCGGTTTATTTAACTATGGCCTTGTTTATTTTTGTAATACTGAATGCAATTTGTTACATCTATAAGGTTAGTCTGTTAAAATACCTAAGATATATCAGGCAGGAAATACTGATTGTACTGGGCACTTCGTCATCCGAACCGGCACTGCCGCTGATGATGGAAAAGCTCGAGCGCCTGGGCTGCGCCCGTTCGGTGGTTGGATTGGTGATACCAACTGGTTACTCATTTAATCTGGATGGTACTACCATTTACCTTTCAATGGCCACCATATTTCTGGCTCAGGTATTTCGGGTATCGCTTACGCTAACGCAGGAACTGACCATAATCGGTATTTTGATGGTTACTTCAAAAGGTGCTGCTGGCGTAACTGGCAGTGGTTTTATTGTACTTACCTCAACGTTAACCGCTATTAAAGTGATTCCGGTTGAGGGTGTGGCCTTACTGTTAGGGGTAGATCGCTTTATGTCTGAAGCACGGGCAATCACCAATGTTATTGGCAATGGTGTGGCAACTATCGTCATTGCCATCAGCGAAAAGGCATTTGACAGGAATAAATATAACGATGCAGTAACTGCTAAAGATTTGACAGCTGGTAGCGACTAA
- a CDS encoding class I tRNA ligase family protein produces the protein MDYQFKEIENKWQQFWASHQTFKANNQSDKPKYYVLDMFPYPSGAGLHVGHPLGYIASDIFSRYKRLKGFNVLHPMGYDSFGLPAEQYAIQTGQHPAVTTEQNIATYRRQLDQLGFSFDWSREVRTSSPEYYKWTQWIFMQLFKSWYNKDKDQAEPIQQLTNNFATQGSAGVNAVCDEEALTFTAAEWTAMTEEAQQTELLKYRLTYLRESTVNWCPALGTVLANDEVKDGFSERGGFPVEQKKMMQWSMRITAYAERLLHGLDHIDWPEPLKEMQRNWIGKSVGASVKFPIENRPDFIEVFTTRVDTIFGVTFVVLAPEHELVAELTTSGQKATVDTYIAQTKKKSELDRMADTKTVSGAFTGSYVLNPLNGEKIQLWIADYVLAGYGTGAVMAVPSGDQRDYLFAKHFDLPIVPIIDLQQIETQADPTKEGKYINSDFINGLAYKEATAAVVAKLESIGAGKAKVNFRMRDAIFGRQRYWGEPVPVYFKNGLPYLIDESDLPLILPEIDKYLPTETGEPPLGRAEGWKYHDQYEYELSTMPGWAGSSWYWYRYMDAQNSSTFASAEAVKYWKDVDLYIGGSEHATGHLLYSRFWNKFLKDLGLAVEEEPFKKLINQGMIQGRSSFTYRLAPLLLNTDENFAKPEVYVSKGIYELYKEGDFDTIEQIALFYKDLLPTEAELGEMEFSKLHVDVNIVHNDALDVKSFRTWRPGNDKAIFILEDGSVIYPADEVPADGRYMCDVEIEKMSKSKFNVVNPDDLIERYGADTLRMYEMFLGPLEQSKPWNTNGIEGVFKFLRKFWRLFHNEQWEFTVADETPTKAEQKSLHKIIRKAQEDIDRFSFNTSVSSFMIAVNELTDLKCNKRAILQDMVIILSPYAPHICEELWTLLGNQAGTLSYADYPVFNPSYLIEDEFAYPISINGKTRLNINMALTMEPKEVEAHVLAQADVQKYLDGKTPKKVIVVKGRIVNIVI, from the coding sequence ATGGATTATCAGTTTAAAGAAATAGAAAATAAATGGCAGCAATTTTGGGCAAGCCATCAAACGTTTAAAGCTAACAACCAGTCCGATAAGCCGAAGTACTATGTATTGGATATGTTTCCGTACCCATCGGGAGCTGGTTTGCATGTAGGCCATCCACTAGGTTATATTGCCTCTGATATATTTTCGCGTTACAAACGCCTCAAAGGGTTTAACGTACTGCATCCTATGGGTTACGACTCGTTTGGCTTGCCTGCCGAGCAGTATGCCATACAAACCGGTCAGCATCCGGCGGTTACCACCGAGCAAAATATTGCTACTTACCGCCGTCAGTTAGACCAGTTAGGCTTTTCGTTTGATTGGAGCCGCGAGGTGCGCACCAGTTCGCCGGAATACTATAAGTGGACGCAATGGATTTTTATGCAGCTATTCAAATCGTGGTATAACAAAGATAAAGACCAAGCCGAGCCAATACAGCAACTGACTAATAACTTTGCAACGCAAGGGTCCGCCGGTGTAAACGCTGTTTGCGACGAAGAGGCATTAACCTTTACCGCTGCCGAATGGACTGCTATGACCGAGGAGGCGCAACAAACCGAATTGTTGAAATACCGCCTTACCTACCTGCGCGAAAGCACCGTTAACTGGTGCCCTGCTTTAGGCACCGTACTAGCCAACGACGAGGTAAAAGACGGATTTTCTGAGCGCGGCGGTTTCCCGGTAGAGCAAAAGAAAATGATGCAGTGGAGCATGCGTATCACCGCTTATGCCGAACGCCTGTTACATGGCCTCGACCATATTGACTGGCCCGAACCGCTTAAAGAAATGCAGCGCAATTGGATTGGCAAAAGTGTGGGCGCAAGCGTAAAATTCCCCATCGAGAACCGCCCCGATTTTATTGAAGTATTTACTACCCGCGTTGATACCATATTTGGTGTAACCTTTGTGGTATTAGCCCCTGAACACGAACTGGTTGCTGAGCTGACTACATCCGGGCAAAAAGCAACGGTTGATACTTACATTGCACAAACTAAAAAGAAATCAGAGCTTGACCGCATGGCTGATACTAAAACGGTATCAGGTGCTTTTACTGGCAGCTATGTACTTAACCCTTTAAACGGCGAAAAAATACAGTTGTGGATTGCCGACTACGTATTGGCAGGCTACGGAACAGGTGCGGTTATGGCCGTACCATCAGGCGACCAACGCGACTATTTGTTTGCAAAGCATTTTGATTTGCCTATTGTACCTATTATCGACCTCCAGCAAATCGAAACACAAGCCGATCCTACAAAGGAAGGCAAATACATCAACTCCGATTTTATTAACGGATTAGCGTATAAAGAAGCAACCGCTGCTGTAGTAGCCAAGCTCGAATCAATTGGTGCCGGCAAGGCTAAAGTAAATTTCCGAATGCGCGATGCCATATTTGGCCGTCAGCGTTATTGGGGCGAGCCGGTACCGGTATACTTTAAAAACGGCTTACCTTACCTCATTGATGAAAGTGACTTACCGCTGATTTTACCCGAGATTGATAAATACTTACCTACAGAAACAGGCGAACCACCTCTTGGCCGTGCCGAAGGTTGGAAGTATCATGACCAATATGAATATGAATTAAGCACTATGCCTGGTTGGGCCGGCAGCAGTTGGTACTGGTATCGCTACATGGATGCACAAAACAGCAGCACTTTTGCTTCTGCCGAAGCCGTGAAATATTGGAAAGATGTAGATCTATATATTGGCGGATCAGAACACGCTACGGGGCACTTGTTGTACAGCCGTTTTTGGAATAAGTTTTTAAAAGACTTGGGACTGGCAGTTGAAGAAGAACCTTTTAAAAAGCTCATTAACCAAGGTATGATTCAGGGCAGGTCAAGCTTTACCTACCGTCTGGCACCTTTGCTGTTAAATACCGACGAGAATTTCGCCAAACCTGAAGTATACGTTTCTAAAGGCATTTACGAGTTGTATAAAGAGGGCGATTTTGATACTATTGAGCAGATTGCCTTGTTTTATAAAGATCTGCTGCCCACAGAAGCCGAATTGGGCGAAATGGAGTTTAGCAAACTTCACGTCGATGTAAACATTGTACACAACGACGCATTAGACGTAAAATCTTTCAGAACCTGGCGCCCAGGCAACGACAAGGCTATTTTCATTTTGGAGGACGGATCAGTAATTTATCCGGCTGATGAAGTGCCTGCTGATGGCCGGTATATGTGCGACGTGGAGATTGAAAAAATGTCTAAGTCAAAATTCAACGTGGTTAATCCTGATGATTTGATTGAGCGCTACGGAGCAGACACCCTGCGAATGTACGAAATGTTTCTTGGCCCTTTGGAGCAAAGCAAACCTTGGAATACTAACGGTATTGAAGGTGTATTCAAATTTTTGCGTAAGTTTTGGCGCCTGTTTCATAATGAACAATGGGAATTCACCGTTGCCGACGAAACGCCGACGAAAGCTGAGCAGAAATCGTTGCACAAAATTATCCGTAAGGCGCAGGAAGATATTGACCGTTTCTCGTTCAATACCTCGGTATCAAGCTTTATGATTGCTGTTAACGAACTGACCGACCTAAAGTGTAACAAGCGTGCCATTTTGCAGGATATGGTAATCATCCTGTCGCCCTACGCACCGCACATTTGCGAAGAGTTATGGACGCTGTTAGGGAACCAGGCCGGAACGCTGTCTTACGCAGATTACCCGGTATTCAATCCATCATATTTGATTGAGGATGAATTTGCCTATCCCATTTCGATTAATGGCAAAACACGCTTAAACATCAATATGGCTTTAACCATGGAGCCTAAAGAAGTAGAGGCACATGTATTAGCTCAAGCAGATGTTCAAAAATACCTTGACGGGAAAACACCTAAAAAAGTAATTGTAGTTAAAGGCCGTATTGTAAATATTGTGATATAG